From a region of the Dictyostelium discoideum AX4 chromosome 2 chromosome, whole genome shotgun sequence genome:
- the glnA1 gene encoding glutamate-ammonia ligase, whose product MIEPQNNKNINNNIYNNNNNNFKMNQDENQLILNSKQLLEKIKISKKKNPQLKFIRVCWIDISNKIRTKAINIDWILNHEPKLIHVSITNVCMSLLCFEDSVTIEALKSENFGEAFLIPITTTKLNILPYCPSHIQIFGEFFYLDNESKKLKPWLLCPRNSLQRAIDRLKNKFGISLKGSFEEEFYLIKKGDNNNSSVASLLNSIEKLDHGTFANYHSLDCYGDILEKITNALEEQGLPIEQLLSESGSGQFEITIDYTDIMEACDRHIIVRQTINSIASYNGYIATFIPKPFDGLVGSGCHAHLSLWDTNDSNLTPDANGECGLSLVNQFFIGGLLKHSKSLTALFNTTPNSYKRLKPFYWSGCNVSWGLDNKESFIRIPSSPFSATDGCSNFEIKTIDHTSNPYLAMAGIIHAGFDGIENSIAPPPPTSLFDQSVLNNQLIPSNFEDAIQSLKENHYLCENIGNDISNAFIHVKLAENKILKELSDDDQILKLLELF is encoded by the coding sequence atgatagAACCccaaaataataagaatattaataataatatttataataataataataataattttaaaatgaatcaagatgaaaatcaattaattttaaattcaaaacaattattagaaaaaattaaaataagtaaaaaaaaaaatccacaattaaaatttattagagTTTGTTGGattgatatttcaaataaaattagaacTAAAGCAATTAATATCGATTGGATATTAAATCATGAACCAAAATTAATCCATGTTTCAATTACAAATGTTTGTATGTCCTTATTATGTTTTGAAGATTCAGTCACAATAGAAGCTTTAAAAAGTGAAAATTTTGGTGAAGcttttttaattccaataacaacaacaaaattaaatattttaccaTATTGTCCAAGTCATATTCAAATTTTTggtgaatttttttatttagataatgaaagtaaaaaattaaaaccatgGTTATTATGTCCAAGAAATTCATTACAAAGAGCAATTGatagattaaaaaataaatttggtatTTCACTAAAAGGTTCATTTGAAGaggaattttatttaattaaaaaaggtgataataataattcatcggtggcatcattattaaattcaattgaaaaattagatCATGGTACATTTGCAAATTATCATTCATTAGATTGTTATGGTGATATACTTGAAAAGATAACAAATGCACTTGAGGAACAAGGTTTACCAATTGAACAATTGTTATCAGAGAGTGGTTCAGGTCAATTTGAAATTACCATTGATTATACTGATATTATGGAAGCATGTGATAGACATATTATAGTACGTCAAACTATTAATTCCATAGCATCGTATAATGGATACATTGCAACATTTATTCCAAAACCATTTGATGGTTTAGTTGGGTCAGGTTGTCATGCTCATTTATCACTTTGGGATACGAATGATAGTAATTTAACACCGGATGCAAATGGTGAATGTGGTTTAAGTTTGgttaatcaattttttatagGTGGTTTATTAAAACATTCAAAATCGTTAACTGCCCTATTCAACACAACTCCAAATTCATACAAAAGATTGAAACCATTTTATTGGAGTGGGTGTAACGTTTCTTGGGGATTGGATAATAAGGAATCCTTCATTAGAATACCCTCAAGTCCCTTCTCAGCCACTGATGGATGTAGTaactttgaaattaaaacaattgatcATACCTCAAATCCTTATTTGGCAATGGCTGGCATAATTCATGCAGGTTTTGATggtattgaaaattcaatagCTCCACCACCTCCAACTTCATTATTTGATCAATCAGTcctaaataatcaattaattccaTCAAATTTTGAAGATGCTATTCAATCTCTTAAAGAAAATCATTATCTTTGTGAAAATATTGGTAATGATATTTCAAATGCTTTCATTCATGTCAAACTtgctgaaaataaaattttaaaagaattatcaGATGAtgatcaaatattaaaattattagaattattttaa
- the cotA gene encoding spore coat protein sp96: MRVLLVLVACLTYFSGGALAQSCSSYSGDNCPSTCFQGSYDIPCGAQVKYCTEMKDNCGEGGDVKCWKDGSNLPVQTWSSCVPSELFGPNGKFKPSEIPNSSNCPTNCENGVEWVNLCGLSCDAKTACCPDVCQCKGGQTSGGSTTGSQTSGGSTSGGSTTGSQTSGGSTTGSQTSGSQTSGGSCSNTQCPNGFYCQVQGNNAVCVPQQSSTSGGHQNDPCDTVQCPYGYSCESRDGFEAKCTRDEDEPTHRPTHRPKPPHDSDKYLCDNVHCPRGYKCNAKNGVAKCIAGYEIPRVCRNIQCPTGYRCEDHNRNPICVLEERENPDNCLTCNDVNCEASGLVCVMTRARCKVGAAKCCDVQPTCIKPSTIAGSTIASIASTIASTGSTGATSPCSVAQCPTGYVCVAQNNVAVCLPRPTTTTGSTSDSSALGSTSESSASGSSAVSSSASGSSAASSSPSSSAASSSPSSSAASSSPSSSAASSSPSSSASSSSSPSSSASSSSAPSSSASSSSAPSSSASSSSASSSSASSAATTAATTIATTAATTTATTTATTATTTATTTATTTAATIATTTAATTTATTTATTATTTATTTATS, from the exons atgagagTATTACTTGTATTAGTTGCATGTTTAACATATTTTAGTGGTGGTGCATTAGCACAAT CATGTTCTTCATATTCTGGTGACAATTGTCCAAGTACTTGTTTCCAAGGATCATATGATATCCCATGTGGTGCACAAGTTAAATATTGTACAGAAATGAAAGATAATTGTGGAGAAGGTGGTGATGTTAAATGTTGGAAAGATGGTAGTAATCTCCCAGTCCAAACATGGAGTTCATGTGTTCCAAGTGAATTATTTGGTCCaaatggtaaatttaaaCCAAGTGAAATACCAAATTCTTCAAATTGTCCAACAAATTGTGAAAATGGTGTAGAATGGGTTAATTTATGTGGTTTATCTTGCGATGCTAAAACAGCATGTTGCCCAGATGTTTGTCAATGTAAAGGTGGTCAAACAAGTGGTGGTTCAACAACTGGTTCACAAACAAGTGGTGGTTCAACAAGTGGTGGTTCAACAACTGGTTCACAAACAAGTGGTGGTTCAACAACTGGTTCACAAACTAGTGGTTCACAAACAAGTGGTGGATCATGTTCAAATACTCAATGTCCAAATGGATTCTATTGCCAAGTTCAAGGAAATAATGCAGTATGTGTTCCACAACAATCATCAACCAGTGGTGGTCATCAAAATGATCCATGTGATACCGTTCAATGTCCATATGGTTACAGTTGTGAATCTAGAGATGGCTTTGAAGCTAAATGTACTAGAGATGAAGATGAACCAACTCATAGACCAACTCATAGACCAAAACCACCACACGACAGTGATAAATACCTCTGTGATAATGTCCACTGCCCAAGAGGATACAAATGTAATGCTAAAAATGGTGTTGCCAAATGTATTGCCGGTTATGAAATTCCAAGAGTATGTCGTAACATCCAATGTCCAACCGGTTACAGATGTGAAGATCACAACCGTAATCCAATCTGTGTTTTAGAAGAAAGAGAGAATCCAGATAATTGTTTAACTTGTAATGATGTTAACTGTGAAGCCTCTGGTTTAGTTTGTGTTATGACTCGTGCTAGATGTAAGGTCGGTGCTGCTAAATGTTGTGATGTTCAACCAACTTGTATCAAACCATCAACCATCGCAGGCTCAACCATCGCTTCAATTGCTTCTACTATTGCTTCAACTGGTTCAACTGGTGCTACTTCACCATGTTCCGTTGCTCAATGTCCAACTGGTTATGTTTGTGTCGCTCAAAATAATGTAGCTGTTTGTTTGCCAAGacctaccactaccaccggTAGCACATCTGACTCGTCTGCCCTTGGTTCAACCTCTGAAAGCTCTGCCTCTGGTTCCTCTGCTGTTTCAAGCTCTGCCTCTGGTTCTTCTGCTGCTTCatcttcaccatcatcatctgcTGCAAGCTCTTCTCCATCTTCATCTGCTGCAAGCTCTTCTCCATCTTCATCTGCTGCAAGCTCTTCCCCATCTTCATCTGCATCATCAAGCTCTTCCCCATCTTCATCTGCATCATCAAGCTCTGCCCCATCTTCATCTGCATCATCAAGCTCTGCTCCATCTTCATCtgcatcatcttcatctgcatcatcttcatctgcATCATCTGCAGCAACTACAGCTGCAACTACAATTGCAACTACAGCTGCAACTACAACTGCAACTACAACCGCAACCACAGCTACAACCACAGCCACAACCACAGCTACAACCACAGCTGCAACCATAGCTACAACCACAGCTGCAACTACAACTGCAACTACAACCGCAACCACAGCTACAACCACAGCTACAACCACAGCTACCTcttaa
- the gacS gene encoding RhoGAP domain-containing protein yields the protein MRRVKSFWRKDTKSNLKYSKNSEGKSSNHHHHHHHHKIFNTCLDPNNPIIPTIVVQTIEYIEKYAINENGLFRLFGNPTDVNSLKVAYEKYETIDLSKVSNPHVVTSVLKSYLRELPEPLFTFNSYEALIVSHGISDADMRLTMIKSIIQKIVPHHLVVLEYLFAFLARVAKSSINGNNMDSSNLAIIFAPTLLKSKSETPEKLIADSPRSTSIIKIIIDNYSEIFEKDPITGQFVTVKPLKPYFEQDYLLSSKYETINLDKEIAEIFEEEESLLSSSSSLLAISTTITDSIDNNNNNNANANANNANGINNSGTTSNKNSRPTVFQVFNQSLSSSSLLSPAAGVVSYKGSRLSVISNDSSASSPDLSHDVSIDDDEEEELKKPPGFISSSPNHQIYSDDDDDDDYYDDDDDDEERHNISNGQDNEIEFKIQVIKELIDKTILDLQKEFIQLEKDLQDNLSFQEIVLVASSLKSIMKILIDGPDVDSEVISSFEFELPNTDNSNNNSNNNNSNNNSGDPQQIKRLEILKKAILQKINESIPSLLLQLKDESSSLTQSDDIGKDICLVDLITIMRTLRCVNDVLDFFFSKWSIIASLSNSNNNNNNIKKSQSPLMPSPKLVSTSVISTSTSTSNNATISNTTQVPPQTQPQKQQLLQVQQQQQQQQQQQQQQQQQQQKEQKEQQQQQQKEQQPKLEEDFKITIQLKVEDLVQHMFDIDMVLYEAEETLMGISSKSELIYLAKVVQNLQKIVRLPVKASAQFDDLPPPKINTLKITPKHKLAPLVSVIYVLIKEIRDQIAQFRDNFQNQYADSTTNNTKEFVYYRQRLFDIWDVLSKLPAFNSYKTSYRNRQEVSQKNCQYMRETIESTLKRLGPLFSQLKNDVVANSTEISLDNLIVISRSVTKIKKLFEDSQLYQRTSIKFSPFQLSKTSSISISNDCFNLNSSNGNINTNTTATTTTNSPPSNSMNDKISTLKTLTASIIDQVILRFSQIEKNFNEIDQESYLFEIIDVLKSVITNFKEIKTLNI from the exons ATGAGAAGAGTAAAGAGTTTTTGGAGAAAAGatacaaaatcaaatttaaaatactcAAAAAACAGTGAAGGAAAATCAtcaaatcatcatcaccaccatcatcaccataaaatatttaatacatGTTTAGATCCAAACAATCCAATAATACCAACAATAGTTGTACAAACAATCGAATACATAGAGAAATATGCAATCAATGAAAATGGTTTATTTAGATTATTTGGTAATCCTACTGatgtaaattctttaaaagtaGCTTATGAAAAat atgaaacaattgatttatcaaaagTATCGAACCCACATGTTGTAACATCAGtattaaaatcatatttAAGAGAATTACCAGAAccattatttacatttaattCATATGAAGCATTGATAGTATCACATGGTATATCAGATGCAGATATGAGATTAACAATGATTAAATCGATAATTCAAAAGATAGTACCACATCATTTAGTAGTGTTGGAATATTTATTTGCATTTTTAGCAAGAGTTGCAAAATCATCAATCAATGGTAACAATATGGATAGTTCAAATTTAGCAATAATTTTCGCACCAACTTTATTGAAATCAAAATCTGAAACACCTGAAAAACTAATTGCAGATTCACCACGTTCAACGAGTATCATCAAGATTATCATTGATAACTATTcggaaatatttgaaaaggATCCAATCACTGGTCAATTTGTAACTGTTAAACCATTGAAACCATACTTTGAAcaagattatttattatcttcaAAATATGAAACTATTAATTTAGATAAAGAAATCGCTGAAATctttgaagaagaagaaagtttattatcatcatcatcatcattattagcAATTTCAACTACAATTActgattcaattgataataataataataataatgctaATGCTAATGCTAACAATGCTaatggtattaataatagtggtaccactagtaataaaaatagtcgTCCAACAGTATTTCAAGTATTTAatcaatcattatcatcatcttcattattatcaccagCAGCAGGTGTTGTATCATATAAGGGTTCAAGATTGTCAGttatttcaaatgattcatCAGCATCATCACCAGATTTATCACATGAtgtttcaattgatgatgatgaggagGAAGAATTAAAGAAACCACCTGGTTTCAtctcatcatcaccaaaccATCAAATTTATAGTgacgacgatgatgatgacgattattatgatgacgatgatgacgatgaagaACGtcataatatttcaaatggtcaagataatgaaattgaatttaagaTTCAagttattaaagaattaattgataaaactaTATTAGATCTTCAAAAGGAATTCAttcaattagaaaaagatttacaagataatttatcatttcaaGAGATTGTGCTCGTTGCAAGTTCATTAAAAAGTattatgaaaattttaattgacgGTCCAGATGTTGATTCTGAAGTAATCtcttcatttgaatttgaattaccAAATACTGATaattccaataataatagtaataataataattccaataataatagtggtgacccacaacaaattaaaagattagaaattttaaagaaagcAATACTTCAAAAgattaatgaatcaattccatcattattattacaattaaaagatgaaTCTTCAAGTTTAACTCAAAGTGACGATATTGGTAAAGATATTTGTttagttgatttaattacaattatGAGAACTTTAAGATGTGTTAATGATGTTTTAGATTTCTTCTTTAGTAAATGGAGTATAATtgcatcattatcaaatagtaataataataataataacataaaGAAATCACAATCACCTTTAATGCCATCACCAAAATTAGTTTCAACAAGTGTAATAtcaacttcaacttcaacCTCAAATAATGCTACAATATCAAATACAACTCAAGTACCACCACAAACTCAaccacaaaaacaacaactactacaagttcaacaacaacaacaacaacaacaacaacaacaacaacaacaacaacaacaacaacaaaaagaacaaaaagaacaacaacaacaacaacaaaaagaacaacaaccaaaattagaagaagattttaaaataacgattcaattaaaagttgAAGATTTAGTTCAACATATGTTTGATATTGATATGGTATTATATGAAGCAGAAGAAACATTAATGGGAATTTCATCAAAGAGTGAATTGATTTATCTTGCAAAAGTTGTacaaaatttacaaaaaatcgTTAGATTACCAGTTAAAGCAAGTGCACAATTTGATgatttaccaccaccaaagaTCAATACACTAAAGATAACACCAAAACATAAGTTAGCACCATTGGTTAGTGTAATCTATGTATTAATTAAAGAGATTAGAGATCAAATTGCACAATTTAGAGATaactttcaaaatcaatatgCTGATAGCACCACTAATAACACCAAAGAATTTGTATACTATAGACAAAGATTATTCGATATTTGGGATGTTTTATCGAAATTACCAGCTTTCAATTCCTATAAAACAAGTTATCGTAATAGACAAGAAGTCTCTCAAAAGAATTGTCAATACATGCGTGAAACCATTGAATCTACACTCAAGAGGTTGGGTCCATTATTCTCACAACTTAAAAATGATGTCGTTGCTAATTCAACCGAGATCAGtttagataatttaattgtaatCTCTAGATCTgttactaaaattaaaaaattatttgaagattCTCAATTATATCAACGAACTAGTATTAAATTCTCACCTTTTCAATTAAGTAAAACTAGTTCAAtctcaatttcaaatgattgttttaatttaaattcttcaaatggtaatattaataccaataccactgccaccaccaccactaataGTCCACCTTCAAATTCAATGaatgataaaatttcaacTCTTAAAACTTTAACTGCTTCAATCATTGATCAGGTTATACTTAGATTCTctcaaattgaaaaaaattttaatgaaatcgATCAAGAatcttatttatttgaaattattgatgTATTAAAATCTgttattacaaattttaaagaaattaaaacattaaatatttaa
- a CDS encoding hypothetical protein (Similar to Mus musculus (Mouse). sex-determining region Y protein (Testis-determining factor)) produces MMDPSTISPPLSPSPCFLLGSPAPPFSTTMPQPPTLFLSNPNNSSSNSTSSSSSSCPTNNNHLNRGQNNQSNHHYHHTTESNNQLSLSLSSSTIQTQELPNQNLVIPLNSSLSTVPVPPHNNNNNNNNNISNNINNNNNNNNNNNNNNNNNNNNNNSSINNNINNNNDNNNNNNSLNNDDTDTNKSNNENIKVHHDTINSSGLVLDTNIINSEKMDIEIKINSNDINGNNDNDNDNDNDNNNDDNNNNNNNNKNNNNSNSNNNNNNNNDSNNKNDTSNDDINTIESDINSGSNNSSENNNSKNSNSLNFPQSFLSDPNSPLFENEKQSSSISQPLEKSNINNNNNNDNNNNDNSDDRNNINCNNNILENENKNENENENKNNNSTTTNSNTTIFDQTNINSIIPNTTTTTTTTTTTSTNSSTTTPTATTTTTTTTTNLQSNYNFNFNPLKRSLDIEAQLDREHMELKRRQKAQLKTHTLEYQLRQREMSRPKPGTASLQSRKFYLNIAPDKTVYNIDVPNCIIKKFTSDGEKLLCFSRDFKEIQLYRFIGSNFNIPKGATKESKEKIEKNFNTYFRLLYQSHVPNFNEYLCRDFSLTTLCGNYFILASSGQSSTLGNQAQNNQINNILEHQDINRNRNVVQSLNLPNCEDITFYLVSINDGVVRDKITFKRDVIHLAHHSGVYLYKDLFIVLSLQYQAIHIFQIKDTNFVNLKTIGPHCNEDDQAEIDDLAKKEIPHLKAAHEKKLLHDSYSTITPMNPLFAQFYINKTLNAQSNNGKDLNPKISNSLNKTIINNNININNNNNNNNNNINNSNNNNIHHNHHHHHHHHHHHNNNNNNNNNNNNNNNNNNNNNNNNNNNTPQHGLNNILTASLNLSSSNVLNSSTATARNIPLSTTTTNIPPTDHPIQQQQQQQQQQQQQQQQQQQQPQPQQLQLPQHQHQQQQQQPHQQPHQHQQQQHQQPHQQPHHQQQHHQNNHQQHQQHQQHQHHQQQQLQQQQQQQQQQQHHQHQQHHHHQQQQQQQQQQQQQQQQQQQQQQQQQQHQQQQQQQQQQHQHQQQHQHQQHQHQQHQHQHQQHQHQHQHQHQHQHQHQHQHQHQHQHQHQHQHQHQHQQHQQHQQHQQQHHHQQNQHHHQQNQHQQNTMNYQQMFGQTFSEINNSNENRYISGIKQRFLSYLFKKALTSENKKKALSMYYSLYPQYCSLVMWKMQSLDASHLLIKLGSIDGLLGRVTDYCNQICFFVVYNVYTTEVIGVYENSNKEFAKTFEQFCEHFRACSCPSGLIKFRSTCSNNSFVREHLIKQKLAVVNARYGGETQAVKRILSALPFSPQSWNESPYFDKYLFSYDEKIISSTERPKPLVDYPIKFYSRVSGEVKFKLNTGGAQEKIERQNKKYATYIFHPYYPFIISLLHSPSTGSAAVNFHFINDDDENNDGYNTDQDDEHDIIILDNNNNNNNNNNNNTVS; encoded by the exons atgatGGATCCATCCACTATATCACCACCATTGTCACCATCTCCATGTTTTCTATTAGGTTCACCAGCACCACCGTTTTCAACAACTATGCCCCAACCAccaacattatttttatcgaacccaaataatagtagtagtaatagtacatcatcatcgtcatcatcttgtccaacaaataataatcatttaaaccGTGGTCAAAATAACCAATcgaatcatcattatcatcacacAACAGAGTCAAATAATCAactttctttatctttatcctCTTCGACTATACAAACACAAGAACTaccaaatcaaaatttagTAATACCACTTAATTCTTCTTTATCAACAGTACCAGTACCAccacataataataataataacaataataataatattagcaataatattaataacaataacaataacaataataataataataataataataacaataataataataataataatagtagcataaacaataatattaataacaataatgataataataataataataatagcttAAATAATGACGATACTGATACTAATAAAAGCAATAATGAAAACATTAAAGTCCATCATGACACCATTAATAGTAGTGGTTTAGTGCTCGATaccaatattatcaatagtGAAAAAATGGATATAgagattaaaattaatagtaaCGATATAAACggaaataatgataatgataatgataatgataatgataataataatgatgataataataataataataataataataaaaataataataatagtaatagtaataataataataacaataataatgatagtaataataaaaatgatacatcaaatgatgatattaatacCATTGAGTCCGATATtaatagtggtagtaataaCAGTAGtgaaaacaataatagtaaaaatagtaatagtttaaattttCCACAATCATTTTTAAGTGATCCAAATTCACCTTTATtcgaaaatgaaaaacaatcTTCCTCTATCTCACAACCATTagaaaaaagtaatattaataataacaacaataatgataataataacaatgacaATAGTGATGatagaaataatattaattgtaataacaatattttagaaaatgaaaataaaaatgaaaatgaaaatgaaaataaaaataataattcaactaCCACTAATAGTAACACTACAATTTTTGAtcaaacaaatattaatagtattattccaaacacaacaactacaacaactacaacaaccactACCTCGACGAACTCATCAACTACAACaccaacagcaacaacaacaacaaccaccacaacaacaaatttacaatcaaattataattttaattttaatccaTTAAAGAGAAGTTTAGATATTGAAGCACAATTAGATAGAGAACATATGGAATTAAAGAGAAGACAAAAAGCTCAATTAAAAACACACACATTAGAATATCAATTAAGACAAAGAGAAATGTCAAGACCAAAACCTGGTACAGCATCTCTTCAATCGagaaagttttatttaaatatcgCACCTGACAAGACTGTGTATAACATTGACGTACCAAATTGTATCATTAAAAAGTTCACATCCGATGGTGAAAAGTTGTTATGTTTTTCAAGAGATTTCAAAGAGATTCAATTGTATCGTTTCATTGGTTCAAACTTTAACATACCAAAAGGTGCTACAAAAGAATCTAAAgagaaaattgaaaaaaactttaatacTTACTTTCGTTTACTCTATCAATCTCATGttccaaattttaatgaatattTATGTCGTGATTTCTCTTTAACAACTTTATGTGGTAATTAT tTTATATTAGCATCAAGTGGTCAATCATCAACATTAGGCAATCAAGcacaaaataatcaaataaataatatattagaACATCAAGATATTAATAGAAATAGAAATGTCGTACAATCATTGAATTTACCAAATTGCGAAGATATCACATTTTATTTAGTGAGTATTAATGATGGTGTAGTTAGAGATAAGATCACATTTAAAAGGGATGTGATTCATTTGGCTCATCATTCTGGCGTATATTTGTATAAGGATTTATTCATTGTATTGTCACTACAATATCAAGCAATTCATATATTCCAAATAAAGGATACCAactttgtaaatttaaaaaccatTGGTCCACATTGTAACGAGGATGATCAAGCAGAGATTGATGACCTTGCAAAGAAAGAAATACCTCATTTAAAAGCTGCTCACGAGAAAAAGCTTTTACATGATAGTTATTCAACAATCACCCCAATGAATCCTTTATTTGCTCAAttctatataaataaaactttgaATGCTCAATCGAATAATGGaaaagatttaaatccaaaaatttcaaattcactTAATAAAAccataataaataataatattaatattaataataataataataataacaataataatataaataatagtaataacaataatatacaccacaatcatcatcatcaccaccatcatcaccatcaccacaacaataataataataataataataataataataataataataataataataataataataataataataataataataacacacCACAACatggtttaaataatattttaacagcatcattaaatttatcatctTCGAATGTATTGAATTCATCTACTGCCACTGCACGTAATATACCTTTATCAACTACCACAACAAATATCCCTCCAACCGATCAcccaattcaacaacaacaacaacaacaacaacaacaacaacaacaacaacaacaacaacaacaacaaccacaaccacaacaattacaattaccaCAACATcagcatcaacaacaacaacaacaaccacatcaacaaccacatcaacatcaacaacaacaacatcaacaaccacatcaacaaccacatcatcaacaacaacaccaccaaaacaatcatcaacaacatcaacaacatcaacaacaccaacatcatcaacaacaacaactacaacaacaacaacaacaacaacaacaacaacaacaccaccaacatcaacaacatcatcatcatcaacaacaacaacaacaacaacaacaacaacaacaacaacaacaacaacaacaacaacaacaacaacaacaacaacaacaccaacaacaacaacaacaacaacaacaacaacaccaacaccaacaacaacaccaacaccaacaacaccaacaccaacaacaccaacaccaacaccaacaacaccaacaccaacaccaacaccaacaccaacaccaacaccaacaccaacaccaacaccaacaccaacaccaacaccaacaccaacaccaacaccaacatcaacatcaacaacatcaacaacatcaacaacatcaacaacaacatcaccatcaacaaaatcaacaccaccatcaacaaaatcaacatcaacaaaataCGATGAATTATCAACAAATGTTTGGACAAACATTTtcagaaattaataattcaaatgagAATAGATATATTAGTGGTATTAAACAAAGATTCCttagttatttatttaagaaAGCATTAACAAgtgaaaataagaaaaagGCATTGAGTATGTATTATTCTTTGTACCCACAATATTGTAGCTTGGTAATGTGGAAGATGCAATCATTGGATGCATCACATTTGTTAATTAAATTGGGTTCAATCGATGGTCTATTGGGTAGAGTTACAGACTATTGTAATCAGATTTGCTTTTTCGTTGTTTACAATGTCTACACCACCGAAGTGATTGGAGTCtatgaaaattcaaataaagaatttgcCAAAACCTTTGAACAATTTTGTGAACATTTCCGCGCTTGTAGTTGTCCCTctggtttaattaaatttagaagCACCTGTTCCAATAATAGTTTTGTACGTGAACATTTGATCAAACAGAAATTGGCCGTTGTAAATGCACGTTATGGTGGTGAAACTCAAGCAGTCAAAAGAATCCTATCAGCCTTACCTTTCTCTCCACAATCTTGGAATGAATCACCATACtttgataaatatttgtttAGTTACGATGAAAAGATCATCTCCTCCACCGAAAGACCTAAACCATTGGTTGACTATccaatcaaattttattctCGTGTCAGTGGTGAAGTTAAATTCAAACTTAACACTGGTGGTGCTCAAGAGAAAATTGAAagacaaaacaaaaaatacgCAACCTATATCTTTCATCCTTATTATCCTTTCATCATATCACTTTTACATAGTCCAAGTACAGGTTCAGCTGCTGTCAATTTTCATTTCATAAATGATGacgatgaaaataatgatggttATAATACTGATCAAGATGATGAACatgatattataatattggataataataacaataataacaacaacaataataataatacagtatcataa